In Gimesia panareensis, the genomic window TCTGGAACAGTACCGCCCCCAGAATCTCTCCGTCGATGCGCTGGAGCACATCCAGGCCACTCCCGATAACAATCAGCGTCTGATCCAGTCTGCCCGCGAATATCGGGCGGCTTCACTGAAACGAAAACAGGCTCACCAGCGCTACAAAAAAGTCTCCCGCCGCTATCAGAAAAAACTGGCTGAGCTGCAGGAAAAATCAGGACGCCTGCTGAATGGACATTCCATCGAACAGGAACTGCAGCGTGCCCGCGAACGGATGCAGCATCTCGAACGACTCAGCCAGCTCCGTTTCCGCGAATCCGAATTCTCCATTCGACAGGAAGCCGTCCGCGAACAACTGGAACGCCTGCAGACACATTCCCGGATTCCCGGCTGGGCTAAAAAAACACTCTTCGGTTTTGCCATCGCAGGCACTCTGCTGCTCCTGGCAGGTATCTGGCGCGGTGTGACCGATGCCACCCTGGTCGGTGTCATCTACTGCCTGACCGGCCTGTTCCTGGGAGGCATCACCTGGGCCATCAAGAAGCATTTTGAAATTGATGTCAACGATCAGGCCGAAGAACTCCAGGATGAAAACTGGGCTCTGGATGTGCACCTGCGAGAAACACGACAGGAAATCGATCGACTGCTGGAAGACGAGTATTTCGCCCTCAAGCTGGTCAAAGAAGGCCACTCCCTCAGTAATCAACGTCACCGCGAGCAGGTTCCCGCGTTGAACTTTAACGACGAGAACATCCTGCGCACCGAGCTGCTGCATGACCTGGCTTTCAAAATTTCAGAACTGGAACAACTCCAGGCAGCCCAGGCACAGGTTCAGAAAACCCGACAGCGACTGGTGCGTCTCCGCAACCGGTCGCAGGAAATCCAGCGAGAATTCAGCAGTAAACGCCATGAATGGTGCGAATGCCTGAAACAGCTGGGCCTCACTGAGACACTCAAAATTGAAGACGCTTTCCGCATGTGGCATCAGATCTCCAATGCCAGCCTGTATGCCACTCAGCGTGCGCAGGAACAACGACGCATTAAACCGCTCGGCGATATCGTGAATATGTTCTACCGCCGCGTCCGTGAACTGGGACTGAAACTGAATCGGAACCAGCAGCAACTCGATCGCCCCTTCGAGGTGGTTACCGAATGGGAACGCGAACTCGAACTGCTCTCCGGTCAGCGTAAGGAACGGGCTCGACTCCGCAAAGAAGAAAAACGACTGCGTGAGGAAGCTGAGAGCCTGCAACTGACGCTGGAAGAAATCAAGCATCAGCGTTCCAGTCTGTTGATCCAGGGAGGGGCTGCCAACCGGGAGGAATTCCTGCAGCGGGCATCTGCCATCGAAGATCGACTGCAGCTCGAAGAGCTGTTCGCTGACGCACAGGCCGAACTCGAACAGATCAGCCGCAGCGAACAGGAAATGGCGATCGTGGAAGACGATCTGCTCAACTTCGATCTGCAGCAGAATACCGAACACCTCGAAATGCTCAACCTGGAACTGGAAGACATCGAACGCGATCTGGTCAATGTCGCCGAAAACATGGGGCGGCTCAAACAGGATTACCAGCATGCCAAAACCGATCGCAGCTCTGCCCGGCTCCGTTTCCGACGCGAACAGATTCAGGAACAGATCCGGCAGGCCGGCGCACAATGGTTCTCGACCGAACTCTCCGCGGTAGGCATCGCCGAACTGCGATCCGAATTCGAACGGACCAGCCAGCCCGAAACGCTGGCCATCGCTTCCGATTATCTGCGCCAGCTGACCAATGAGAAATACACCAATATCTGGACCCCGCTCGGCGAACAGTTCCCCAAAATCGACGACGACGAGGGGCACACGCTGACCGTCGATGAACTCAGCAGCGGTACCCGCGAACAATTGTTCCTGGCGATCCGACTGGCGATGGTGGAACGCTTCCGCAATCAGGGAGTACAGCTCCCGATGATCCTGGACGATGTCCTCGTCAATTTCGACCAGGAACGAACCCGGGCCGCCATCAAAACTCTGAACGCGGTCGCCGCCAAAGGCCAGCAGATCCTGCTCTTCACCTGTCATCTGCATCTGACACAGCTCTTCGAGGAACAGGGGATCACAGCCGTCCGCCTGCCGGCCTCCGATGCACAACGAAGCCGAAACACTGCTTTTGAAACGTCCACTTTCATTGAAGAAGACGATTCTGAACCGGAAGCTTTCTCAACATTCGAAGAGTATGACTCGGACGAAGAACCAGAAACACTCGAAGTTCTTCCCTATGAACTCGACTGGTCTGATCCACTGGACTGTCTCTCAGGATTGAGTGCGGCTCAGATCCAGCTGTTGACAGAAGCAGATATCTGGACGATCCAGGACCTGCTGTCCCATTCCGCTGACGAGATTGCCGGCAGGATTCCCGATGAAAACCTGACCGCAGGTCTGATCTTCGAATGGCAGAGTCAGGCCCGCCTGGCCGCCTGCATTCGCGGACTGGCTCCTCCACATGCAATCCTGCTGGTTTCCTGTGGCATCACCGAGCCGGAAGAAATCGCCAGCCTGTCGTTTGAGGAACTCTGGTCACTGGTCCAATCCTGCCAGGATGCTACAGAGAATCAGCATCCGGTTGTCATCACAGAAACCCGGGTAGAGCAGTGGATCCTGGGAGCGCAACAGGCACGTGCATTCTCACCTCATTCATCCAGTGCGATCACGAAGTCAGAGCAGGCGGAATCATTGCAGGACAATCGAGAGTACCGCCGAGACGACTCGCATTCCACTCCCGATGCCCAGGGACCGAACATCCCCCCTTTTTACCTGGATCGTTCGATGCCCGTTGAAGATGCCCCGTCCATCGGTCCCAAGACAGCAGAACGTCTGGAAGCGGCCAATATCTTCACTGTAAAGGATCTGCTCGAGTGCAATCCTCAATATGTTGCGAATAAACTCAACGTGCAGCACATCCGCAAACAGACCATTCGCAAATGGATCAGACAGACAACGCTGGTATGTTGCATCCCGGGACTCCGCGGTCATGACGCCCAGATTCTGGAAGGCTGCGGCCTGACTGACCCAGCGACAATCGGCCGAACTTCTCCGCAGGAACTGCTCGGAAAAGTGAATTCGTTCCTGAAAACCAAAAAGGGACAACGCATCCTGAGAGACGCCAAACGCCCGGATCTGGACGAAGTCACGGACTGGGTCCGCTGGTCGCAGAAAGCCCGGGAGCTCAGGGCCGCCTGATTTCAGGAATGACGGTTTAACGTTCGATCTTCATCAGCTTCCGTCGCAACAGGTCCAGCGCCGCTTTGCTGATGCGACTCTTGGCAATCGCTCGATTCACCGTCAGACCGATTTCCTCTGCCCAGGCTCCCTCGGCCCCCGCCAGTGCCACAAATGCCTGTGGTGCCGCTTCGCGATCCTGCCAGGATTGATTCAGGTCCAGCAGAATGGCCAGACCATAGTCGGCTCCCTGCGTCTCCCGTGTGGTTTTCGCCAACACCAGCGCACCATCTGTATCAAAGGGATGCTGATGCACCAGCACTGTCCCCCCTTTGAAACAATCCGCAGAACCAGCCACTTCCGTCAGACGATAAGACAACAGCCCTCCCGTTCCGCATTCACTGGTCGCGAGAGTCTGCTGTCTCTCGTTTAACAACGTCACCACCACATGTTCCAGCTCTTCGTCTTCATAACCGAAAATATAATCGCCCAGCTTCTCACGGATCTGCTCATATGTGGCGGAGATCTTCTGCTCGCAATCCT contains:
- a CDS encoding DUF4332 domain-containing protein, whose product is MKINRIHVDRFGNWHDLNLAPLQAGINVFYGPNETGKSTLMRMIRGILYGFRSEEIREHVRVPDSTPWSALLDIKHQGQRYEIRRQSKNGGRGQFSFQAESRGISSQELLTSLHAGVKESVYENVFAIGLNELQELGTLHGDQVARHIYGLSLGPEGQAILDVSRHIAENRQTCLSHDLKSGSLVDLYRQLDEVNAQLANLQQQSQRFYHLSNELQQLREESDSLKKRKSGLQYQIRGHRFLERVFKPWQEVQHLHQKLKQLPVVHDFPVDGIALLDDYDQQIRQTEAKLIEVKAEIKRLRKEIEQYESDNELLDHAAQIQSLADQKDWIASLEQDFKDGQTEVRRLEQILEQYRPQNLSVDALEHIQATPDNNQRLIQSAREYRAASLKRKQAHQRYKKVSRRYQKKLAELQEKSGRLLNGHSIEQELQRARERMQHLERLSQLRFRESEFSIRQEAVREQLERLQTHSRIPGWAKKTLFGFAIAGTLLLLAGIWRGVTDATLVGVIYCLTGLFLGGITWAIKKHFEIDVNDQAEELQDENWALDVHLRETRQEIDRLLEDEYFALKLVKEGHSLSNQRHREQVPALNFNDENILRTELLHDLAFKISELEQLQAAQAQVQKTRQRLVRLRNRSQEIQREFSSKRHEWCECLKQLGLTETLKIEDAFRMWHQISNASLYATQRAQEQRRIKPLGDIVNMFYRRVRELGLKLNRNQQQLDRPFEVVTEWERELELLSGQRKERARLRKEEKRLREEAESLQLTLEEIKHQRSSLLIQGGAANREEFLQRASAIEDRLQLEELFADAQAELEQISRSEQEMAIVEDDLLNFDLQQNTEHLEMLNLELEDIERDLVNVAENMGRLKQDYQHAKTDRSSARLRFRREQIQEQIRQAGAQWFSTELSAVGIAELRSEFERTSQPETLAIASDYLRQLTNEKYTNIWTPLGEQFPKIDDDEGHTLTVDELSSGTREQLFLAIRLAMVERFRNQGVQLPMILDDVLVNFDQERTRAAIKTLNAVAAKGQQILLFTCHLHLTQLFEEQGITAVRLPASDAQRSRNTAFETSTFIEEDDSEPEAFSTFEEYDSDEEPETLEVLPYELDWSDPLDCLSGLSAAQIQLLTEADIWTIQDLLSHSADEIAGRIPDENLTAGLIFEWQSQARLAACIRGLAPPHAILLVSCGITEPEEIASLSFEELWSLVQSCQDATENQHPVVITETRVEQWILGAQQARAFSPHSSSAITKSEQAESLQDNREYRRDDSHSTPDAQGPNIPPFYLDRSMPVEDAPSIGPKTAERLEAANIFTVKDLLECNPQYVANKLNVQHIRKQTIRKWIRQTTLVCCIPGLRGHDAQILEGCGLTDPATIGRTSPQELLGKVNSFLKTKKGQRILRDAKRPDLDEVTDWVRWSQKARELRAA